From a region of the Puntigrus tetrazona isolate hp1 unplaced genomic scaffold, ASM1883169v1 S000000002, whole genome shotgun sequence genome:
- the kcnj1b gene encoding ATP-sensitive inward rectifier potassium channel 1b → MFQFIRKQIHNHLVERKIRKTRLVTKDGHCNIKFGTNEYHNHFAFLVDFWTTFVEIRWCFVIFLFAAAFTGSWFIFGLLWYSLAKSNGDLDVLQNSSESQRMKCIDNINSLTTAFLYSLETQTTIGYGGRALTGHCPGTVALLIIQSLMGAIINCFMCGLILAKISLPKRRAKTVTFSETAVICLWKGNLCLQIRVANLRKTLLIGSHIYGKLLRTTITPEGETIILDQVNIDFLVDAGKDNLFFVCPLTLYHAIDKSSPFSEMAADTLQQQDFELVVFLDGTAESTSLSCQVRTSYLPREIKWGYNFLPVISRTKGGKYRVDLSNFSKTEPAVTPHCACCFRNEENKELILHRHTREGIDNLGFDVIDLQDSVDVTEKSD, encoded by the coding sequence ATGTTCCAGTTCATCCGGAAACAAATTCACAATCACCTTGTGGAGCGGAAAATTAGGAAAACACGACTTGTTACAAAGGATGGCCACTGCAACATTAAATTTGGGACTAATGAGTATCACAACCATTTTGCTTTCCTCGTGGACTTCTGGACTACGTTTGTTGAGATTCGTTGgtgctttgtcatttttttatttgccgcTGCCTTCACAGGAAGCTGGTTCATTTTCGGCTTGCTTTGGTATTCGCTTGCCAAAAGTAACGGAGACTTAGATGTTCTCCAGAACTCGTCCGAATCGCAGAGGATGAAATGTATAGATAACATTAATAGTCTCACGACCGCCTTCTTGTACTCTTTAGAAACCCAGACGACTATTGGCTATGGCGGTCGGGCTCTCACGGGTCACTGCCCGGGCACAGTCGCCCTGTTGATCATCCAGTCCCTCATGGGCGCCATCATAAACTGCTTTATGTGTGGACTCATTTTGGCAAAGATCTCTCTCCCGAAGAGAAGAGCAAAGACGGTAACCTTCAGCGAAACAGCGGTCATTTGTCTTTGGAAGGGGAATCTGTGCCTCCAGATACGTGTGGCCAACCTGCGAAAAACACTTCTTATTGGCAGCCACATTTACGGGAAGCTTCTCCGAACCACCATCACTCCAGAGGGAGAAACCATCATACTGGATCAGGTGAATATTGACTTTCTGGTGGATGCTGGGAAGGACAACCTGTTCTTCGTTTGTCCGCTCACCCTGTACCACGCGATTGACAAATCCAGCCCGTTTTCCGAAATGGCTGCGGACACTCTTCAGCAGCAGGACTTTGAGTTGGTAGTCTTCCTCGACGGTACGGCTGAATCAACCAGCTTGTCCTGCCAAGTCCGAACTTCCTACCTGCCTCGGGAGATCAAATGGGGTTACAACTTCCTGCCCGTCATATCTCGCACCAAGGGTGGAAAATACCGCGTCGACCTATCCAACTTTTCCAAAACAGAGCCAGCGGTGACCCCGCACTGCGCTTGCTGTTTCCGCAATGAAGAAAACAAGGAACTCATTCTCCACCGACACACACGTGAAGGCATCGATAATCTGGGATTTGATGTTATTGACCTTCAAGACTCTGTTGATGTAACCGAGAAGAGCGATTAA
- the LOC122331749 gene encoding somatolactin-like codes for MKKTTVLQICVVFVLCSPQAGTGSPVDCPDQDTAGTSCTISLEKLLERAVQHAELIYRVSEESKMLFDEMLISYGVNLHVPEGTMCAPKTVPVPMSKSEIQQISDKWILHSLLILAQFWIDPLVEVQASLENYENVPSALLTRSKWMSTKLTSLEQGIMVLIRQIMGEDGLALEVTAETSERFLSSNTLEAVRRDYSVIYCFRKDAHKMQTFLKLLKCRQIDKENCSLF; via the exons atgaagaaaactaCAG TTCTACAGATCTGCGtggtgtttgtgctgtgctcACCACAGGCCGGGACAGGATCTCCCGTGGACTGTCCAGACCAAGATACGGCAGGAACGTCCTGCACCATCTCACTAGAGAAGCTCCTGGAACGAGCCGTTCAACACGCAGAGCTCATTTACCGCGTCTCAGAGGAGTCCAAGATGCTGTTT GATGAGATGCTCATTTCATACGGCGTGAATCTGCATGTTCCCGAAGGGACTATGTGTGCTCCGAAAACGGTGCCGGTTCCTATGTCTAAAAGTGAAATCCAACAGATTTCT GACAAATGGATCCTTCACTCACTCCTGATTCTTGCCCAGTTCTGGATTGATCCTCTGGTAGAAGTACAGGCTTCTCTTGAGAATTATGAGAACGTCCCAAGCGCCCTGCTTACCAGAAGCAAATGGATGTCTACCAAACTAACGAGCCTTGAACAGGGTATAATGGTTCTCATTAGACAG ATAATGGGTGAAGATGGTTTGGCACTGGAGGTAACTGCAGAGACATCTGAACGCTTTTTGTCTTCTAATACGCTTGAAGCGGTGAGAAGAGATTACAGTGTTATCTACTGCTTCAGGAAAGATGCGCACAAGATGCAGACTTTCCTCAAACTGTTGAAGTGCCGCCAGATCGATAAAGAGAATTGCTCCCTTTTTTAA